The following proteins are encoded in a genomic region of Thermoflexus hugenholtzii JAD2:
- a CDS encoding GHMP family kinase ATP-binding protein, translating into MLLIARAPVRISFAGGGTDLPAYFMRYGGQVLSVTLNRYVYTILSPAPRAAHLISANYSLFHQYAPDRDAMWDGNLSLPRAILEAFGSPGGIDLFIAAQVPPGTGLGSSGSLAVSMIAALAAWSGWSLSRAEIAELACQIEIERLGMPVGKQDQYAAAFGGLNRIRFDPHGVTVERVHLAPEIRQALERRLRLFYTGQARPSSRILKAQQQATAEEDPQVLRRLHLLKVLVEDMEECLTMGNLDGFGRLLHEAWTLKRGLASPISNDFIDRCYAASREAGALGGKITGAGGGGFLLLYCPEDAIERVTETMTRMGLKPMDVAFDDEGVQVFRVE; encoded by the coding sequence ATGCTGCTCATCGCCCGCGCACCGGTTCGGATCAGCTTTGCGGGCGGGGGGACGGATCTCCCCGCTTATTTCATGCGCTATGGCGGGCAGGTCCTGAGCGTCACCCTGAACCGTTACGTCTACACCATCCTCTCCCCGGCGCCCCGAGCAGCCCATCTGATCTCGGCCAATTACAGCCTGTTCCACCAGTATGCGCCGGATCGGGATGCGATGTGGGATGGGAACCTCTCTCTCCCACGGGCGATCCTGGAGGCCTTTGGCAGCCCCGGGGGGATCGATCTGTTCATCGCCGCACAGGTGCCTCCGGGCACCGGCCTCGGTTCCTCGGGCAGCCTCGCGGTCTCGATGATCGCCGCCCTGGCGGCGTGGAGCGGTTGGTCCCTCTCCCGGGCGGAGATCGCGGAGCTGGCCTGTCAGATTGAGATCGAGCGGCTGGGGATGCCGGTGGGGAAGCAGGACCAATACGCAGCGGCCTTCGGGGGCCTGAACCGGATCCGGTTCGATCCCCATGGGGTCACCGTGGAGCGTGTCCACCTGGCTCCGGAAATCCGTCAGGCCCTGGAGCGACGGCTGCGGCTCTTCTACACCGGCCAGGCCCGTCCGTCCTCCCGCATCCTGAAAGCCCAGCAGCAAGCCACGGCGGAGGAGGACCCCCAGGTGTTGCGGCGGCTTCATCTGCTGAAAGTCTTGGTGGAGGACATGGAGGAATGTCTGACGATGGGGAACCTGGACGGCTTCGGTCGTCTGCTCCATGAGGCATGGACCCTTAAGCGCGGGCTGGCCTCCCCGATTTCCAATGACTTCATCGATCGCTGTTACGCCGCCTCCCGAGAAGCCGGGGCTCTGGGGGGAAAGATCACCGGGGCGGGCGGAGGGGGTTTCCTCCTGCTGTATTGCCCAGAGGACGCCATCGAGCGGGTGACCGAGACGATGACCCGGATGGGCCTGAAACCGATGGACGTAGCCTTCGATGACGAAGGCGTCCAGGTCTTTCGAGTGGAGTGA
- a CDS encoding D-sedoheptulose-7-phosphate isomerase, producing the protein MWGEWVEEYFNGIHRALEALPREVLLQIIAQIEATARDGGMIFLCGNGGSAATASHFACDLAKGTRRPGAPMVRVIALTDNVPLLTAWANDTEYRRVFAEQLRPLIRPGDLLIAISGSGNSPNVLEAVLVAREARAFTIGLTGFEGGRLRDLVDLCLIVPSACMEQIEDLHLILQHTITTVLRRTWESTAVAVPILNQEPLPDARHLSGS; encoded by the coding sequence ATGTGGGGGGAGTGGGTTGAGGAGTATTTCAACGGCATCCATCGGGCGCTGGAAGCACTGCCCCGGGAGGTCCTGCTCCAGATCATCGCGCAGATCGAGGCGACGGCGCGGGACGGGGGGATGATCTTCCTGTGCGGGAACGGCGGCAGCGCGGCCACGGCCTCTCATTTCGCCTGTGACCTGGCCAAAGGCACCCGTCGGCCCGGCGCGCCCATGGTCCGGGTGATCGCCCTGACCGACAACGTCCCGTTGCTCACCGCCTGGGCGAACGACACGGAATACCGCCGGGTGTTCGCGGAGCAACTGCGCCCCCTGATCCGCCCGGGGGATCTGCTGATCGCCATCAGTGGGAGCGGCAACTCTCCCAACGTCCTGGAGGCGGTGCTCGTGGCCCGGGAGGCCAGGGCCTTCACCATCGGCCTGACCGGGTTCGAGGGCGGGCGGCTGCGGGATCTGGTCGACCTGTGCCTGATCGTCCCCAGCGCGTGCATGGAGCAGATCGAGGACCTCCATCTCATCCTGCAACACACCATCACCACCGTCCTGCGCCGGACGTGGGAGAGCACGGCGGTGGCAGTGCCGATCCTGAACCAGGAGCCATTGCCGGATGCGCGCCATCTTTCTGGATCGTGA
- the gmhB gene encoding D-glycero-beta-D-manno-heptose 1,7-bisphosphate 7-phosphatase has translation MRAIFLDRDGVICENRPDHVKSWSEFQFLPGVLSALHRLAQAPLAIVVVTNQAIIRRGIVPASVVEEIHERMAWHVRRAGGRLDAVYYCPHRPDEGCFCRKPQPGLLFQAAWDLGLELGRSYLIGDALTDIEAARAAGCQPLLVRTGRGAAQAEQVLRRYPEVPIFEDLAEAAAWILSRESQWILTPSSRGVYAPLALPLG, from the coding sequence ATGCGCGCCATCTTTCTGGATCGTGACGGGGTGATCTGCGAGAACCGGCCGGACCACGTCAAATCGTGGTCCGAGTTTCAGTTTCTGCCTGGGGTGTTGTCGGCCCTGCACCGCCTGGCCCAGGCCCCCCTGGCCATCGTGGTGGTCACGAACCAAGCCATCATCCGCCGCGGCATCGTCCCCGCTTCGGTGGTGGAGGAGATCCACGAGCGGATGGCCTGGCATGTGCGCCGGGCCGGAGGACGACTGGACGCGGTCTACTACTGCCCGCACCGGCCGGACGAGGGCTGTTTCTGCCGCAAGCCGCAGCCGGGCCTGCTGTTCCAGGCCGCGTGGGATCTGGGGCTGGAGCTGGGCCGCTCGTATCTGATCGGCGACGCCCTCACCGATATCGAAGCCGCCCGGGCGGCCGGATGCCAGCCCCTCCTGGTGCGCACCGGACGGGGAGCCGCCCAGGCTGAACAGGTCCTCCGGCGCTATCCAGAAGTCCCCATCTTCGAGGATCTGGCAGAGGCTGCGGCCTGGATCTTGAGCCGGGAAAGCCAGTGGATCCTGACCCCCTCATCGCGAGGCGTTTATGCGCCGTTGGCCCTCCCGCTGGGTTGA
- a CDS encoding acyltransferase, protein MRRWPSRWVEALDLYIRAQSTGWGAYLLEQSLMAVLRDLPGLLGIALRGMAYRLILNAWGFPYIARGVRLAQPRRITLGRGVYLDEGVYLHACPNGIVIGEGTVIMHGSVLHVYNFRGLPGSGITIGRRCFIGEYNVIRGQGGVTIGDFVYTGPMVQILAVNHVFADPDRLIAEQGITARGIVIEDDVWLGGGAVVLDGVRIGRGAVVGAGAVVTQDIPPYAIAVGVPARVVGSRRETPRPVEGPIFHGGLPAVQSMVLSREGSP, encoded by the coding sequence ATGCGCCGTTGGCCCTCCCGCTGGGTTGAAGCGCTGGATCTTTACATCCGCGCCCAGTCCACCGGATGGGGCGCTTATCTTCTGGAGCAGTCCCTGATGGCGGTGCTCCGGGATCTCCCCGGGCTGTTGGGGATCGCCCTGAGAGGCATGGCCTATCGTCTGATTCTGAACGCTTGGGGTTTCCCCTACATCGCCCGGGGCGTGCGCCTCGCCCAGCCCCGGCGGATCACCCTGGGGCGCGGGGTCTATCTGGATGAGGGGGTTTACCTCCACGCCTGCCCGAACGGCATCGTCATCGGCGAGGGGACGGTGATCATGCACGGCTCGGTGCTCCACGTCTACAACTTCCGGGGCCTGCCAGGCTCCGGCATCACCATCGGGCGGCGTTGCTTCATCGGCGAATACAACGTCATCCGGGGGCAGGGGGGCGTGACCATCGGGGATTTCGTCTACACCGGCCCGATGGTCCAGATCCTGGCGGTCAACCATGTGTTCGCGGATCCAGATCGGCTGATCGCGGAGCAGGGCATCACCGCCCGCGGCATCGTCATCGAGGATGACGTCTGGCTGGGCGGCGGGGCGGTGGTCCTGGACGGAGTGCGCATCGGGCGGGGCGCCGTAGTGGGCGCGGGAGCGGTGGTCACCCAGGACATCCCTCCTTACGCCATCGCGGTGGGCGTCCCGGCACGGGTGGTGGGCAGCCGGCGGGAGACCCCCCGGCCGGTGGAGGGTCCGATCTTCCACGGCGGTCTCCCAGCCGTTCAATCCATGGTTTTATCCCGGGAGGGATCTCCATGA
- a CDS encoding glycosyltransferase family 2 protein: protein MSTLSIVIPAYNEERAIGAVLERVRAVGLALQEAGFTDWEVIVVDDGSRDRTAEIAAAYPEVRLIRHPVNRGYGAALKTGFAHARGEWLAFLDADATYPPESLPDLYRAARASGADMVVGSRMGSAESEMPLVRRIGNWGFAFLLRVLGSAAISDSASGMRLLRRETLERLYPLPDGLNFTPAMSARAIYEGLRMIEVPIPYRERLGQSKLHPLQDGVRFLHAIVWTVMTYNPVRVFGMAGFGLIVAGAGLGLSAFLWPGPGGWPFPRLFAAVVLGALGAHLFAVGTLFNYLVSLFHKRPIRQGLFGRPLFRQPLERRFLPLGLLSVAAGLILYGWAAMAGLTAPPFPAPWFVPAVSALTVLMGVDLITAWILVRALSELSQRELRIRQDLAAGAVTSPTEPLPQPLSISHPA, encoded by the coding sequence ATGAGCACGTTATCGATCGTGATCCCCGCCTACAACGAGGAGAGAGCCATCGGCGCTGTGCTGGAGCGGGTGCGGGCCGTCGGCCTGGCGCTTCAGGAGGCCGGCTTCACAGACTGGGAAGTGATCGTGGTGGATGATGGCTCGCGGGACCGCACGGCAGAGATCGCGGCCGCTTATCCAGAAGTCCGATTGATCCGCCATCCGGTCAACCGGGGATATGGGGCCGCGCTCAAGACCGGCTTCGCCCACGCCCGGGGGGAATGGCTGGCCTTCCTGGACGCCGACGCTACCTATCCCCCGGAATCGCTCCCGGATCTCTACCGGGCTGCGCGGGCCAGCGGGGCGGACATGGTCGTTGGATCCCGCATGGGCAGTGCGGAGTCGGAGATGCCCCTGGTCCGGCGCATCGGCAACTGGGGGTTCGCCTTCCTGCTGCGGGTGCTGGGGAGCGCCGCGATCAGCGACAGCGCCAGCGGGATGCGCCTGTTGCGCCGGGAGACCCTGGAACGCTTGTATCCCCTGCCCGATGGCTTGAACTTCACCCCGGCGATGAGCGCCCGGGCCATCTACGAGGGCCTGCGCATGATCGAGGTGCCCATCCCCTACCGGGAGCGCCTGGGGCAATCCAAGCTGCACCCGCTGCAGGATGGAGTGCGCTTCCTCCACGCCATCGTCTGGACGGTGATGACCTACAACCCGGTCCGGGTGTTCGGGATGGCCGGTTTCGGGCTGATCGTCGCCGGCGCCGGGCTGGGGCTCAGCGCCTTTCTCTGGCCCGGCCCTGGGGGCTGGCCCTTCCCCCGACTGTTCGCCGCGGTGGTCCTGGGCGCCCTGGGGGCCCATCTGTTCGCGGTGGGCACGCTGTTCAATTACCTAGTCTCGCTGTTCCACAAGCGGCCCATCCGCCAGGGGCTGTTCGGGCGCCCGCTGTTCCGCCAGCCTCTGGAGCGTCGGTTCCTGCCGCTGGGGCTCCTCAGCGTCGCCGCCGGCCTTATCCTCTACGGGTGGGCGGCCATGGCTGGGCTGACCGCACCTCCGTTCCCGGCCCCCTGGTTCGTCCCTGCGGTCAGCGCCTTAACTGTGCTGATGGGCGTGGACCTGATCACCGCTTGGATCCTGGTGCGCGCGCTGTCCGAGCTCAGCCAGCGGGAGCTGCGGATCCGCCAGGATCTGGCCGCCGGTGCGGTGACCTCACCCACGGAGCCCCTCCCTCAACCTCTCTCCATCTCCCACCCAGCGTGA
- a CDS encoding LamG-like jellyroll fold domain-containing protein: MLAWLFPLIRIEHPAQGAGGFSLRFYGNGGGDIDRVKIPVEERSINLGGDLTIEWWMKALQEENPSSACLSAEGDLWIFGNILFDRDVFGPGDYGDYGISLAGGQIAFGVNRGGNGFTLCGSIFVADENWHHIAVTRRGSDGRMQIFVDGRLDATGWGPAGDIRYRDGRSTSYPNDPYLVIGAEKHDVDRTTYPSYSGWIDEVRISRIIRYEGEFTPPRAPFTPDEDTVALYHFDEGPEGPCRDTVTDATGMNPGMCRYGFIDRSPGPVYSSDTPFSTPPPPVILSGPVVFPLATSAVVTWTTDVEATSEVRWGNACGSWSRSLSDSELKRTHSLVLDALSPGVFYCLQVRSANAGGSSDWTPGDGLGFTTRAVEFRTYLPLIQRASDR, from the coding sequence TTGCTGGCATGGCTTTTTCCTCTCATCAGAATCGAGCATCCGGCGCAGGGAGCAGGGGGTTTCTCCCTTCGTTTCTATGGGAACGGGGGCGGGGACATCGATCGGGTGAAGATCCCGGTGGAGGAGCGATCCATCAACCTCGGCGGGGATCTCACCATCGAATGGTGGATGAAAGCGCTGCAGGAAGAGAACCCCAGCTCGGCGTGCTTGTCGGCGGAGGGGGACCTCTGGATCTTCGGCAACATCCTCTTCGACCGTGATGTCTTCGGGCCGGGCGACTACGGGGATTACGGGATCTCCCTGGCCGGGGGACAGATCGCTTTCGGAGTGAACCGGGGAGGAAACGGATTCACCCTGTGCGGATCCATCTTTGTGGCAGATGAAAACTGGCATCACATCGCCGTCACCCGGCGCGGGAGCGACGGGCGGATGCAGATCTTTGTGGACGGAAGGCTGGATGCGACCGGCTGGGGGCCCGCGGGCGACATCCGGTATCGGGACGGCCGGAGCACGAGCTATCCGAACGATCCTTATCTGGTGATCGGGGCGGAGAAGCACGACGTGGATCGCACCACCTATCCCTCTTATAGCGGATGGATCGACGAGGTGCGGATCTCCCGGATCATCCGGTATGAGGGGGAGTTCACCCCGCCCCGCGCCCCGTTCACACCGGACGAGGACACCGTGGCCCTCTATCATTTCGATGAGGGGCCGGAGGGCCCATGCAGGGACACCGTGACGGATGCCACAGGCATGAACCCCGGGATGTGCCGCTATGGATTCATCGATCGCTCACCCGGACCCGTTTATTCCTCCGACACTCCCTTCTCGACCCCTCCTCCACCAGTGATCCTCTCGGGACCGGTGGTCTTCCCTCTGGCCACGAGCGCCGTGGTGACTTGGACCACGGATGTGGAGGCCACCAGCGAGGTCCGATGGGGGAACGCCTGCGGGTCGTGGAGCCGATCCCTGTCCGATTCAGAGCTAAAGCGAACGCATTCCCTGGTTCTGGACGCGTTGAGCCCCGGGGTCTTTTACTGCCTGCAGGTGCGATCGGCGAACGCCGGGGGGAGCAGCGACTGGACCCCCGGGGATGGCCTGGGGTTCACCACTCGGGCGGTTGAGTTCCGAACCTATCTTCCGCTGATCCAGCGCGCATCGGATCGGTAG
- a CDS encoding alpha/beta hydrolase — MGTARKGIRRIGWWILGMAIGLAPGRLEIVAWASPPAAGSWESWTVSWRGEAQEVRIYRPAGFPAHAPYPVIYLLSGWAMGLGMWERTDLEQAADAAHVMLVALQGEDDGVPSYYSIYAGLPWPGGSAWQVSFYDWFFQGVLPWVERRYPVRRDPGGRALVGFSMGGKGAFSLAAHRPDQFAAAVSIAGVLDLTRHDSTALRAVYGPPGADPLRVGADNPIELAGNLKGLTLLIFHGGADPEVHPAHSRRMHEALEALAYPHHWEEIPGLGHEVSSLEIARIFEYLVPIFRGARSIPYPWSYRFAMARSRTVYGMTMARTRADAWSEVREVTPQGFVVRTEDTLTVITPVWYPVGSRVRVEVFDEQTGAQLVRREVRAIGGRLRLDLPAGHWRVAFQLIRPRPDLRPASPNLLGRMSRKPLCPWEDLICYSVREP; from the coding sequence ATGGGGACAGCGAGGAAGGGGATCCGGAGGATCGGATGGTGGATCCTGGGGATGGCCATCGGGCTGGCACCCGGGAGGTTGGAGATCGTGGCATGGGCCAGCCCGCCGGCCGCCGGGAGCTGGGAGAGCTGGACGGTGTCCTGGCGGGGGGAAGCCCAGGAGGTGCGGATCTATCGTCCAGCAGGGTTCCCAGCTCACGCGCCCTACCCGGTCATCTATCTGCTCTCCGGATGGGCGATGGGGTTGGGGATGTGGGAGCGGACGGACCTGGAGCAGGCTGCTGACGCGGCCCATGTAATGCTGGTGGCATTGCAGGGGGAGGATGATGGAGTTCCTTCGTATTACTCGATCTATGCAGGCCTCCCATGGCCCGGAGGATCCGCCTGGCAGGTGTCGTTCTACGACTGGTTCTTCCAGGGGGTCCTTCCCTGGGTGGAACGCCGCTACCCAGTGCGGCGGGATCCGGGGGGGCGGGCGCTGGTGGGGTTCTCCATGGGGGGGAAGGGCGCGTTCTCCCTGGCGGCCCATCGGCCAGACCAGTTCGCGGCGGCGGTCTCCATCGCGGGGGTTCTGGATCTCACGCGCCATGACTCCACTGCACTGCGGGCCGTTTACGGGCCACCCGGAGCTGATCCCCTTCGGGTTGGGGCGGATAACCCGATAGAGCTGGCAGGGAACCTGAAGGGGCTGACCCTTCTCATCTTCCACGGCGGGGCGGACCCGGAGGTCCACCCGGCTCACAGCCGGCGGATGCATGAGGCCCTGGAAGCCCTGGCGTATCCCCACCATTGGGAGGAGATCCCCGGTCTGGGGCATGAGGTCTCATCCCTGGAGATCGCACGGATCTTCGAATATCTGGTGCCGATCTTTCGGGGAGCCCGATCCATCCCCTATCCGTGGTCTTACCGGTTCGCGATGGCCCGGAGCCGCACGGTTTATGGGATGACGATGGCTAGGACCCGAGCGGACGCGTGGTCGGAGGTCCGGGAGGTCACGCCGCAGGGCTTCGTCGTTCGCACCGAGGATACGCTGACGGTGATCACGCCGGTCTGGTATCCGGTGGGTTCACGGGTGCGGGTGGAGGTGTTCGATGAGCAGACAGGAGCGCAACTCGTCCGGCGGGAGGTGAGGGCCATCGGGGGACGCCTGCGACTGGATCTGCCGGCGGGCCACTGGCGTGTGGCATTCCAGCTCATCCGCCCTCGCCCTGACCTCAGGCCTGCGTCTCCGAACCTCCTGGGGCGGATGTCCCGCAAGCCGCTGTGTCCGTGGGAGGACCTCATCTGCTATTCGGTGAGGGAGCCATGA
- a CDS encoding COG1361 family protein: MAWIQGSGGWSPASPVAGEPVTLTLILTNTGPTEARGLNVRSVLPPFATTRTCSPSPCQIEAAALSWWIDRLLPGQARILTGALDLQPEALGEFAVPTEVSSTETVLQGETRFTITASITALVDLILSGQVEPNPVIAGQPITFTVVLENTGPSTARTVQLEASWPPSLTLETCAPPCANMSGTRWDLDALSPGGQTVFRIGLRVDPDFTGIARLNVQARSATTETDPHTNSKQFDLQVLTRFRYRVFMPMILHTGPP, from the coding sequence GTGGCCTGGATTCAGGGGAGCGGGGGATGGAGCCCGGCGTCCCCGGTGGCCGGCGAGCCGGTGACCCTGACCCTTATCCTGACGAACACCGGGCCGACAGAAGCGCGGGGGTTGAATGTCCGCTCCGTGCTTCCGCCCTTCGCCACTACCCGCACATGTAGCCCATCCCCATGCCAGATTGAGGCGGCCGCGTTGAGCTGGTGGATAGACCGGCTGTTGCCTGGCCAGGCGCGGATCCTGACCGGCGCTCTGGATCTACAGCCGGAGGCATTAGGGGAGTTCGCCGTCCCCACAGAGGTTTCTTCAACCGAAACCGTGCTGCAGGGGGAGACCCGCTTCACCATAACCGCTTCGATCACTGCGCTCGTTGATCTGATCCTGTCCGGCCAGGTGGAGCCGAACCCCGTGATCGCCGGCCAGCCGATCACCTTCACCGTGGTCCTGGAAAACACAGGGCCCAGCACCGCGCGGACCGTGCAGCTGGAAGCTTCATGGCCGCCAAGTCTCACGCTGGAGACCTGTGCCCCTCCATGCGCAAATATGTCAGGGACGCGCTGGGATCTGGACGCTCTTTCCCCCGGAGGACAGACCGTGTTTCGAATCGGGCTCCGCGTGGATCCAGACTTCACTGGGATCGCCCGCCTCAACGTCCAGGCCCGATCCGCCACGACGGAGACCGATCCCCATACGAATTCCAAACAATTTGACCTCCAGGTCCTAACTCGGTTCCGCTACCGTGTATTCATGCCAATGATCTTGCACACCGGGCCTCCATAA
- a CDS encoding B12-binding domain-containing radical SAM protein: MATRTQVPVVGEEELRRNLGTRRIPPLPAPRFPDASPVIQRLRRPRSPEAVDVLLVNPPSPDGAVWIRSQHRVGRRSRENMIWPQVSLAQMAAMLHPDYSVEIVDAIALRMDWKEFEDLLRRKQPKYYITQVTAPTLTNDMYGAFLARSLGARTIAFGTHVTPMPIPTMEAYPALDFVLRGEPELTLRELIDTLEGQVPEGRMRRLFEDSDPEWFPLNEGEAREWPLAEKLARIKGLVWRHNGEIRVNADRPFIRNLDDMPLPLHHLLPLYHYRAPLIRGPYTFIVTSRGCTAGCTYCIKHVSYQYSIRLRSPENIVEEIRQLVDLGIRNIHMYADLFTISREQVVGLCDLLIREGIRIRWTCNSRVDYVDREMLHKMAQAGCWLISWGIESANEQILKGVRKGYRLEQAPQALRWAKEAGIKNWGYFIIGLPGETEETIRQTIEFAKSLPLDLALFHIAAPYPGTPFFFQVVENNWFRPGTAWEEVDMDRSTVLDYPGLPAERLEYWQKRAFREWALRPGPILTFLKGAMDPAVLGSALEVATRHARWLLGME; encoded by the coding sequence GTGGCGACACGAACACAGGTTCCGGTCGTCGGCGAGGAGGAGCTGCGGCGCAACCTGGGGACGCGACGGATCCCGCCGTTGCCGGCGCCGCGCTTCCCGGATGCGAGCCCAGTGATCCAGCGGCTGCGCCGGCCGCGATCGCCGGAGGCAGTGGATGTGCTGCTGGTGAACCCTCCCTCCCCGGATGGAGCGGTCTGGATCCGCAGCCAGCATCGGGTCGGGCGTCGCTCCCGGGAGAACATGATCTGGCCCCAGGTGAGCCTGGCCCAGATGGCCGCGATGCTCCACCCCGATTACAGCGTGGAAATCGTGGACGCTATCGCGCTGCGGATGGACTGGAAGGAGTTCGAAGATCTGCTCCGCCGCAAGCAGCCGAAGTATTACATCACTCAGGTCACTGCCCCCACGCTGACCAACGACATGTATGGCGCCTTCCTGGCCCGCAGCCTGGGGGCCAGGACCATCGCCTTCGGTACCCATGTGACCCCCATGCCCATCCCTACCATGGAGGCCTATCCGGCCCTCGATTTCGTGCTGCGCGGGGAGCCGGAGCTCACCCTGCGGGAGCTCATCGACACCCTCGAAGGACAGGTTCCCGAGGGCCGGATGCGGCGGCTCTTCGAGGACAGCGACCCGGAGTGGTTTCCTCTGAACGAAGGAGAGGCCCGGGAGTGGCCGCTGGCGGAGAAGCTGGCGCGCATTAAGGGGCTGGTCTGGCGGCACAACGGAGAGATCCGCGTGAACGCCGATCGCCCCTTCATCCGTAACCTGGATGATATGCCGCTTCCCCTGCACCACCTGCTGCCGCTTTATCACTACCGGGCCCCGCTGATCCGTGGGCCTTACACCTTCATCGTCACCAGTCGGGGCTGCACGGCGGGATGCACCTACTGCATCAAACACGTGAGCTATCAATACTCCATCCGCCTCCGCTCCCCGGAGAACATCGTGGAGGAGATCCGCCAGCTGGTGGACCTGGGGATCCGCAACATCCACATGTATGCAGATCTTTTCACCATCAGCCGGGAGCAGGTGGTCGGGCTATGCGATCTCCTGATCCGAGAAGGGATCCGGATCCGGTGGACCTGCAACAGCCGGGTGGACTACGTGGATCGGGAGATGCTGCACAAGATGGCCCAGGCTGGTTGCTGGCTGATCTCCTGGGGGATCGAATCGGCCAACGAACAGATCCTGAAGGGCGTGCGCAAGGGGTATCGGCTGGAGCAGGCTCCGCAGGCTCTCCGTTGGGCGAAGGAAGCGGGCATCAAGAATTGGGGCTACTTCATCATCGGCCTGCCCGGGGAGACCGAGGAGACCATCCGGCAGACCATCGAGTTCGCCAAGTCGCTGCCGCTGGACCTCGCCCTCTTCCACATCGCCGCGCCCTACCCCGGGACCCCGTTCTTCTTCCAGGTGGTGGAGAACAACTGGTTCCGCCCCGGCACAGCCTGGGAGGAGGTGGATATGGACCGCTCGACGGTCCTGGATTACCCCGGGCTGCCGGCGGAACGGCTGGAATACTGGCAGAAGCGGGCCTTCCGCGAGTGGGCCCTGCGCCCCGGCCCGATCCTCACCTTCCTAAAGGGCGCAATGGATCCCGCGGTCCTGGGATCCGCTCTGGAGGTGGCCACTCGCCATGCGCGCTGGCTCCTGGGGATGGAGTAG
- a CDS encoding acyltransferase family protein, whose product MSLAPTSTPGAPRLPWLPTMRGLAILMIVLYHITIAIYGTPWFAHPRSDWPDPAARIAQLQPIPQENPVAFLLANLFRYAGWLGYQGTGVFLVISGFGLTWALVSRSPAALLDRRAFYLRRFLRLFPLYWAGHLFFLVFNNLAGWRPFSPLDPRFALSLLGLRFLPGVFHFISPAWWFIVLIMQLYAVFPFLWEALKRWGAIRFGLGALALTLLSRAIGFFLLPVDPEMWSRGLLFTSRLGEFALGMILAWWAAGDPARVQGWLCSLRSRLALLLLYGCGIGLSFTRPGAVIAPLLVTPAVSGFLALAARDLLPRWPRVAWLFSQVGVFSYGVMVFHQPLLWVLIIWLWPFHMPLPIRMSLIGAATVFIVIFSAVMETGVNRLLGRWPFNRIFPPLGPYARMPVQNVPLSASRS is encoded by the coding sequence ATGTCGCTTGCTCCCACTTCGACGCCCGGAGCCCCCCGCCTGCCCTGGCTCCCCACGATGCGGGGCCTAGCGATCCTGATGATCGTGCTCTATCACATCACCATCGCCATCTACGGGACACCCTGGTTCGCCCACCCTCGGAGCGACTGGCCGGATCCGGCGGCCCGGATCGCGCAGCTCCAGCCCATCCCTCAGGAAAACCCGGTGGCTTTCCTGCTGGCCAACCTGTTCCGCTATGCGGGCTGGCTGGGATATCAGGGCACTGGCGTGTTCCTGGTGATCAGCGGGTTCGGCCTCACCTGGGCGCTGGTCAGCCGCTCCCCGGCCGCCCTCCTGGACCGCCGAGCTTTCTACCTGCGGCGCTTCCTGCGCCTGTTCCCCCTTTACTGGGCCGGGCATCTGTTCTTCCTGGTCTTCAACAACCTGGCGGGCTGGCGGCCGTTCTCTCCGCTGGATCCCCGCTTCGCCCTCAGCCTGCTCGGGCTCCGGTTCCTGCCCGGGGTTTTCCATTTCATCTCACCCGCATGGTGGTTCATCGTCCTGATCATGCAGCTCTACGCGGTCTTCCCCTTCCTTTGGGAGGCCCTGAAGCGATGGGGGGCTATCCGCTTCGGGTTGGGCGCGCTGGCTCTTACCCTGCTCAGCCGGGCCATCGGCTTCTTCCTTCTGCCCGTGGACCCCGAGATGTGGTCCCGGGGCCTGCTTTTCACCTCGCGTCTGGGGGAGTTCGCCCTGGGGATGATCCTGGCCTGGTGGGCGGCGGGGGACCCGGCGCGGGTCCAGGGCTGGCTGTGCTCGCTGCGCTCCAGGCTGGCCCTCCTGCTCCTGTATGGGTGCGGGATAGGGCTCTCCTTCACGCGGCCGGGGGCTGTGATCGCGCCGCTCCTGGTCACCCCCGCGGTGAGCGGTTTCCTGGCCCTGGCAGCCCGGGACCTTCTGCCCCGCTGGCCCCGCGTGGCGTGGCTTTTCTCACAGGTCGGTGTCTTCTCTTATGGGGTGATGGTCTTCCATCAGCCTCTCCTTTGGGTGCTGATCATCTGGCTGTGGCCATTCCACATGCCGTTGCCGATTCGCATGAGCCTCATCGGAGCAGCCACTGTGTTCATCGTAATCTTTTCAGCGGTTATGGAGACCGGGGTGAATCGCCTGCTGGGCCGCTGGCCCTTCAACCGCATCTTCCCACCCCTCGGCCCTTACGCCCGGATGCCTGTCCAGAATGTCCCGCTTTCAGCCTCACGGTCCTGA